A segment of the Bacteroidota bacterium genome:
CATCTGTGCTCAGAAATGGCAAAATTCTTACCAATATCATAAGTAGTCAGGCCATACATGAAAAATTTGGTGGAGTTGTTCCTGAACTTGCTTCTCGAGCACACCAACGCAATATTGTATCTGTTGTCAATCAGGCTTTTAAAGAATCAGGTCTTAC
Coding sequences within it:
- a CDS encoding tRNA (adenosine(37)-N6)-threonylcarbamoyltransferase complex transferase subunit TsaD — its product is MCVILALESSCDDTSASVLRNGKILTNIISSQAIHEKFGGVVPELASRAHQRNIVSVVNQAFKESGLT